In Dromiciops gliroides isolate mDroGli1 chromosome 5, mDroGli1.pri, whole genome shotgun sequence, the following are encoded in one genomic region:
- the C5H22orf23 gene encoding UPF0193 protein EVG1 isoform X1, producing the protein MAAKGKSGAVAKGTGFWHSPQSTYTPETCQLLKVMMEESKLNNFQQRQLMDSMKRGDALPSQCNPTSSQKPTPKRVNNVCLPPILASRPQLRPAEVCQASEAYTREQFRPKPCRDAEKEKERLQDIFANGKDVTEKRKKKPSVRQAEPPPSDPEPDRFEELVKEVRERQEFLAEMQALGQGKQYQGIILTEISQKLREMEEIDQKRNEELQKALTKAPP; encoded by the exons ATGGCGGCAAAAGGGAAATCAGGAGCTGTGGCCAAAGGCACTGGCTTCTGGCACTCACCCCAATCCACCTACACCCCAGAAACCTGCCAGCTGCTGAAAG TGATGATGGAGGAGTCTAAACTCAACAACTTCCAGCAGCGGCAGCTCATGGATTCAATGAAAA GAGGTGATGCACTACCTTCTCAGTGCAACCCTACATCGAGCCAGAAGCCAACACCCAAGCGAGTCAACAACGTCTGTCTGCCGCCCATCTTGGCATCGAGGCCCCAGCTCCGCCCAGCTGAAGTCTGCCAGGCTAGCGAGGCCTACACCCGTGAGCAGTTCAGGCCAAAACCTTGTA GAGAtgcagaaaaggagaaggagagactCCAGGACATATTTGCCAATGGAAAGGATGTCactgagaagaggaaaaagaagccaTCTGTTCGGCAGGCTGAGCCTCCGCCCTCGGACCCAGAGCCAGATAGATTTGAAGAAT tGGTGAAGGAAGTCCGAGAGAGACAGGAGTTCCTGGCTGAAATGCAGGCCCTCGGACAGGGCAAGCAGTACCAAGGAATCATCCTCACAGAGATCTCCCAG AAACTGCGGGAGATGGAAGAGATCGACCAGAAGAGAAACGAGGAACTTCAAAAGGCTCTGACAAAAGCCCCTCCTTAA
- the C5H22orf23 gene encoding UPF0193 protein EVG1 isoform X2, with amino-acid sequence MDLISLVPLQAPVMLITWAILRGGDALPSQCNPTSSQKPTPKRVNNVCLPPILASRPQLRPAEVCQASEAYTREQFRPKPCRDAEKEKERLQDIFANGKDVTEKRKKKPSVRQAEPPPSDPEPDRFEELVKEVRERQEFLAEMQALGQGKQYQGIILTEISQKLREMEEIDQKRNEELQKALTKAPP; translated from the exons ATGGACCTGATCTCTCTTGTCCCCCTTCAAGCACCAGTGATGCTGATTACCTGGGCCATCCTCAGAG GAGGTGATGCACTACCTTCTCAGTGCAACCCTACATCGAGCCAGAAGCCAACACCCAAGCGAGTCAACAACGTCTGTCTGCCGCCCATCTTGGCATCGAGGCCCCAGCTCCGCCCAGCTGAAGTCTGCCAGGCTAGCGAGGCCTACACCCGTGAGCAGTTCAGGCCAAAACCTTGTA GAGAtgcagaaaaggagaaggagagactCCAGGACATATTTGCCAATGGAAAGGATGTCactgagaagaggaaaaagaagccaTCTGTTCGGCAGGCTGAGCCTCCGCCCTCGGACCCAGAGCCAGATAGATTTGAAGAAT tGGTGAAGGAAGTCCGAGAGAGACAGGAGTTCCTGGCTGAAATGCAGGCCCTCGGACAGGGCAAGCAGTACCAAGGAATCATCCTCACAGAGATCTCCCAG AAACTGCGGGAGATGGAAGAGATCGACCAGAAGAGAAACGAGGAACTTCAAAAGGCTCTGACAAAAGCCCCTCCTTAA
- the POLR2F gene encoding DNA-directed RNA polymerases I, II, and III subunit RPABC2, whose protein sequence is MSDNEDNYDGDDFDDVEEDEGLDDLENPEEEGQENVEILPSGERQQANQKRITTPYMTKYERARVLGTRALQIAMCAPVMVELEGETDPLLIAMKELKARKIPIIIRRYLPDGSYEDWGVDELIITD, encoded by the exons ATGTCTGACAACGAGGACAA TTACGATGGCGATGACTTCGACGATGTGGAGGAAGACGAGGGCCTGGATGACCTGGAGAACCCCGAGGAG GAAGGCCAAGAGAATGTGGAGATCCTTCCCTCTGGGGAACGGCAGCAGGCGAACCAGAAGCGGATCACCACCCCCTACATGACCAAGTATGAGCGAGCCCGGGTCCTGGGTACCCGCGCCCTGCAGATCGC AATGTGTGCCCCTGTGATGGTGGAGCTGGAAGGGGAGACTGACCCACTACTCATCGCCATGAAAGAACTCAA GGCTCGCAAAATCCCCATCATCATCCGCCGCTACCTGCCTGATGGGAGCTATGAAGACTGGGGTGTGGATGAGCTCATCATCACGGACTGA